The following proteins are encoded in a genomic region of Chaetodon auriga isolate fChaAug3 chromosome 8, fChaAug3.hap1, whole genome shotgun sequence:
- the tmem158 gene encoding transmembrane protein 158, with protein MLNDSPTLLLALTAVAGLLQRCQGWSDEDLLLPPINSSNRFLANLEVDVRFSKRSVEESEASPDASSLQTLSQCNVSVQRLLPTSLVARWDSSFGFQCDVLIYTTNNHGRAFFSASFNRAISPVVIEHLGVTGGQQELRLCVGCGMSRYRRFGQGRSRGQQTGDQVTFCCVDFSLDELKGDKSWRLNRKPIESTLVACFMTLVIIVWSVAALIWPVPIIAGFLPNGMEQRRPR; from the coding sequence ATGCTGAACGACTCCCCGACCCTCCTGCTGGCTCTGACAGCGGTGGCCGGACTTCTCCAGCGATGCCAAGGCTGGAGCGACGAAGACCTCCTCCTGCCGCCCATCAACTCCTCCAACAGGTTCCTGGCCAACCTAGAGGTGGATGTGCGCTTCTCCAAGAGGTCTGTGGAGGAGAGCGAAGCCTCGCCCGACGCCTCCTCCCTGCAGACTCTGTCCCAGTGCAACGTGAGCGTCCAGAGACTGCTGCCCACCTCGCTGGTGGCCCGCTGGGACAGCAGCTTCGGCTTCCAGTGTGACGTGCTCATCTACACCACCAACAACCACGGAAGGGCTTTTTTCTCCGCGTCTTTCAACCGGGCCATCTCGCCCGTGGTAATCGAGCACCTGGGGGTCACCGGGGGTCAGCAGGAGTTGCGGCTGTGCGTGGGCTGCGGGATGTCCCGGTACCGGAGGTTTGGTCAGGGCAGGTCGCGGGGCCAGCAGACCGGGGACCAGGTCACTTTCTGCTGCGTGGATTTCAGCCTTGACGAGCTGAAGGGGGACAAAAGTTGGAGGCTGAACAGAAAGCCCATCGAGTCGACACTTGTGGCTTGTTTCATGACTTTGGTCATCATTGTGTGGAGTGTTGCTGCTCTCATATGGCCGGTCCCGATCATTGCAGGATTTCTGCCTAATGGGATGGAGCAGAGGAGACCGAGATAA